ATTCCGTCGATACCCTTCCGGTAGATCAGGTCGGCCAGAATCTTCATCTCGTGAAGAGTTTCGAAGTAGGCAATCTCCGGACTATAGCCGGCGTCGACCAGAGTGTCGAAGGAAGCGCGAATCAGTTCGCTCATTCCCCCGCATAGCACGGCCTGCTCGCCGAAAAGATCGCTGACCGCCTCTTCCCGAAAGCTGGTCTCAAAGGCAGCACTCCGCAAACAGCCAATGGCATCGGCATAGGACAGGGCCCGCTCCATGGCGCGACCCGAGGCATCCTGATGTACAGAAATGAGAGCGGCGGCTCCCTTTCCTTCCTCAAAGAGTTCGCGGACTTTCAGTCCCTGGGCCTTGGGAGCCACAAGAAAACAGTCCAGATCCTTGCGAACTTCTATCAGACCAAAACCGATGGCAAAGCCGTGAGCAAAACCCAGAGCCGTGCCGGGCTTCAAGCGGGATTCCAGGGAGCGATAGAAATCCGGCTGGGACTCGTCGGGAATCAGCAGGACAAAGAGATCCGCCTCTGCTGCGCCTTCCTCGAGTCCCAGAACCTCGTAACCTTCACCGCGAGCTCTCGCCGCGGACTCCCCGCTTTCGCGAAGGGCCAGCGCAAGATTCGCTCCCGAATCCCGTAGGTTGGCCGCATGGGCGCGAGCCTGGTTGCCGAAGCCCGCCAGAACCACGCGCTCACCGGCAAGCCCCGCTGATGGGCGATCCTCAATGGTGTAAAGTCGTGCCATATTTGAAAAGATGACAAACTGAGGGGAAATACACAAGCGGGGGAGGGCTACAACCCTAGTCCATCACGCCACTTTCCAGGATGGTCTTTGCGTAGTTCCTGGCCAGAGCAGTGATACCCAGAGGCGTGTAATGGACAAAGTCGCGAAAGTGCTCGCGACGACCGGCGAGGGAACGATGGTTGTCCGCAAAGAGGGCTCCCGTCTCCCCGGCCACGCTGCGTATGATCTCATTGTAGCGATGATGGTGACGGAGGTATTCCTCGTGCCTGGGATAAAGCAGAAACTCGTTGAAGGGTTTGAAGCGCATATGCTCGAGGAACATCTCTTCGCTGTCTTCCCGAGCCTGGTTTCCGAGTAGCACCTTCACGCCATTGGCCGCGGCAAGCACGGAAAAGCTCCGCAGGTTTCTTTCGAAAACAGAAGCTGCTTCCGCAAGGGGCTCCTCTCCAATGCTGGCCCTGCGTAATTCAAACACTTCCCGCGATGCGAGCATCTTGTCGACCCGGCGCTTGACGAACCAGTAGAGCTGACTGTGTTGAAACAGCACGCTGGGAACCGTGAAGCGGCTTCCGTAATCCGGCATTCCATAGAGCGGATAGGAATACTTGTTCGAATAGTCCGGGACGAAGCCGGGCCACCAGGCCGCGAGCAGGTCGTTGAAGTTGTGGCTGAGGATCACAAGGTCCGCATCCCAGCTCAGGACATCCAGTTCCAGAAGAATCAGGGAGTGCGGCGTGGCGTAGGCCGA
Above is a window of Candidatus Krumholzibacteriia bacterium DNA encoding:
- the ilvC gene encoding ketol-acid reductoisomerase; protein product: MARLYTIEDRPSAGLAGERVVLAGFGNQARAHAANLRDSGANLALALRESGESAARARGEGYEVLGLEEGAAEADLFVLLIPDESQPDFYRSLESRLKPGTALGFAHGFAIGFGLIEVRKDLDCFLVAPKAQGLKVRELFEEGKGAAALISVHQDASGRAMERALSYADAIGCLRSAAFETSFREEAVSDLFGEQAVLCGGMSELIRASFDTLVDAGYSPEIAYFETLHEMKILADLIYRKGIDGMRRHISGTALYGDLSRGRRVIDEGTRKRLRDMLKEIESGEFAREWMDEHRSGRPLIGKRMDEDAQHEIESAGKKVRSLMPWLEEKE
- a CDS encoding SGNH/GDSL hydrolase family protein; the protein is MSKERSSFRMAMSALLFALIAVLLLLEVGIRTRDAFGGYGFFSSHRNALKSDYSPMRPFRTFGFDLYKEVEGERFIRDRYGKLFPFAKEDGVFRIVCFGGSTTENLPAWRSDSTHYPLQLGETLREVNGRRIEVINLGYSAYATPHSLILLELDVLSWDADLVILSHNFNDLLAAWWPGFVPDYSNKYSYPLYGMPDYGSRFTVPSVLFQHSQLYWFVKRRVDKMLASREVFELRRASIGEEPLAEAASVFERNLRSFSVLAAANGVKVLLGNQAREDSEEMFLEHMRFKPFNEFLLYPRHEEYLRHHHRYNEIIRSVAGETGALFADNHRSLAGRREHFRDFVHYTPLGITALARNYAKTILESGVMD